A single uncultured Methanolobus sp. DNA region contains:
- a CDS encoding cobaltochelatase subunit CobN, producing MKKLEGPYNYYDYGAGGTSPDIINAAESGFFDTQDVILCVGAMPALYGNTTVTDGFEVAHNSGTELYGIYGNKPPECFDYYSAGNTSRTIDQYYTNMVNSSLEESVRLENAEALLVYLTMAQKITYISYKPNSLLEEASQTNAYSDLIDYTFINYYDYGAGGTSPDIINAAGSGFFDTQDVILCVGAMPALYGNTTVTDGFEVAHNSGTELYGIYGNEPPECFDYYSIGNTSRTIDQYYTNMVNSSLEESVRLENAEDLLVYLTMATKITYISYKPNTLLEEASHTNAYGDLIDYTFINYYDYGVGGTSPDIINAAGSGFFDTQDAILCVGAMPALYGNTTVTDGFEAAHNSGTELYGIYGNEPPECFDYYSVGNTSRTIDRYYTNMVNSSLEEQVRLENAENMLLYLGTEGPTLTKIAMLGSVDHSKYVFVLGTELNGFDLLTASNDANISEVLDITVFTPNNPLPGDFDFSRYGMIFIESQDGSVVEEWSSSIMAARRGGAKVIGYNLSSNVTLENVDLYSEDYTDIERYWIQGGEGNMKSMLLFMGQTFSELCEEDLIPEPVLLKEKVNLTFITGADSDAYYLSKVFKERAVVSDNFNVNVMTPGEAIANFTDTSGQDLILVYMVGGGDITTLSSLLSDAKDNGVEVSLGNTIDVYGLNTIDTLNPPHNVIGKYLEADGQTNMENLIRYIGAEIFDVYIGYSPVGEPPIPDDGIYHPDAWPKIFDDSTEYLNWYSSRADGGHVYDPDAPTIGIIAYEIQKDPVFFTTDNAIIRYIESRGCNVIYSTNMVCIEDVDYFTQDDEVLVDVILTLQSFRLNLNDPDTGVEYLQKYNVPVLKGVQDAYTKPEEFYNSTLGVSIGARAAMVTQPELDGCLDFAWISGAIPHPEDSTLNYYQPIQGQVEYFCDRAIGWAELGNTANKDKKISILYWNHDGGKDNIGASYLDISSSFTLLLEQMEAEGYDLGNGTIPDGDEFIDLFITSRNVGAWAPGELEEVVESGFATLMPVEDYLPWYNTLPESVREEVESFWGEAPGDIMVYENESGKYFVIPTVQVGNVNFIPQPTKAKLSDESLIYHNESIPLTHQYLAAYHWINEEYDADAIIHFGTHGTLEWSPGKEIGLWEYDYPSICAADTPIIYPYIMDNVGEGSQAKHRGYAVMIDHLTPPIVAAGIYGDLVALHDKIHQYTTEDDTDMRALYRNSTIQLYDNLSLATDLGVSTAEMNNMTDGEFENFVSNNVHEYLHTLQDTLMPYGVHTFGVAPEGDKLICMITSMLGDDFTDHVYAVLQDTGNEEDMETLAEANANLLLNATLLNGTGVIAAQDEILGLNDSSITADLELAIEYADKIAMTTREIDQTIRALDGEYIEPGPGNDPVRNPEALPTGRNFYGFDQRRFPDAETYIMGSLLADQLADNYKASHGYYPSKISYVLWAMETLRHEGLMEAQIYSLLGVEPTRDALGSITGFNVTPLSEMNHPRIDVLVHSSGLYRDTFAFQLKSMDQAVRMVAELNESCEDNYVRCNSLAMEAKLLEMGYNESQAEYLSRCRIFSEAPGNYDNGMEDAIAASDTWDNESKLADLFISTSSYAYGEGMWGDGYEDLFTMNLMDVDAAIHSDSSNLFGLLDGDGYASYLGSIGLTIRVLTGETPELYISNQENVDGLEIMSLTEALRTELRARDFNPAWITGMMEGDYAGARQMVKMVEYLWMWEATNPDLITDSDWNEIYEVYFNDKYDLGIDEFLETENPYSGQSIMARMIETARKTDENGDPYWDASDAVLNDLVKRYVESVVESGVTCCHHTCGNAKLADFIDGNMQAAGVTPEIQQRYNELMFEATLRDEFAVHQQTDDSFVQQAHDDSLNSVQRAMASGSGSSNQTMMADSGGAGTDYDAPVQDSGKSTPDNYVQGYEMTHESVVNDNSVNSPTFSSSDILASVFVVGALGAIYVGFWKRRKF from the coding sequence ATGAAGAAGCTGGAAGGGCCCTATAATTATTATGACTATGGTGCAGGTGGTACGAGTCCTGATATAATAAATGCTGCTGAGAGTGGTTTCTTCGACACCCAGGATGTCATACTCTGTGTAGGCGCAATGCCTGCTTTATATGGCAACACAACCGTTACGGATGGTTTTGAGGTTGCACACAATAGCGGTACTGAACTTTATGGTATCTACGGCAACAAGCCGCCTGAATGCTTTGACTATTATTCCGCAGGTAACACCAGTCGCACTATCGACCAGTATTACACCAATATGGTGAATAGCTCTCTTGAGGAATCAGTGAGACTTGAGAATGCTGAGGCTCTGCTTGTGTATCTCACAATGGCTCAGAAAATCACTTACATCAGTTATAAGCCAAATTCTCTTCTTGAGGAAGCGAGTCAAACCAATGCTTACAGCGATCTTATCGACTACACCTTCATTAATTATTATGACTATGGTGCAGGTGGTACGAGTCCTGATATCATCAATGCCGCAGGCAGCGGTTTCTTCGATACCCAGGATGTCATACTTTGTGTAGGTGCAATGCCTGCTTTATACGGTAACACAACCGTTACGGATGGTTTTGAGGTTGCACACAATAGCGGCACTGAACTCTATGGCATCTACGGCAATGAGCCACCTGAATGCTTTGACTATTATTCCATAGGTAACACAAGTCGTACTATCGACCAGTATTACACCAATATGGTCAATAGTTCTCTTGAGGAGTCCGTGAGACTTGAGAATGCCGAAGACCTTCTTGTTTATCTCACAATGGCCACCAAAATAACTTACATCAGTTATAAGCCAAATACACTTCTTGAGGAAGCAAGCCATACAAACGCTTACGGCGATCTTATCGACTACACCTTCATCAACTACTATGACTACGGTGTAGGTGGCACGAGTCCTGATATCATAAATGCTGCAGGTAGCGGTTTCTTTGACACCCAGGATGCCATACTATGTGTTGGTGCAATGCCTGCCTTATACGGTAACACAACAGTTACAGATGGTTTTGAGGCTGCGCACAATAGCGGCACTGAACTTTACGGTATTTACGGTAACGAGCCTCCCGAGTGCTTTGATTATTATTCTGTAGGCAACACAAGCCGTACTATTGACCGCTATTATACTAATATGGTTAATAGCTCCCTTGAAGAACAAGTAAGACTTGAGAATGCAGAAAACATGCTATTGTACCTTGGTACAGAAGGCCCAACACTTACAAAAATAGCCATGCTGGGTAGCGTAGATCATAGCAAATACGTTTTTGTTCTTGGCACAGAGCTCAATGGGTTCGATTTGCTGACTGCTTCAAATGATGCTAACATTTCAGAAGTTCTGGACATAACCGTATTTACACCAAATAATCCGTTACCTGGTGATTTTGATTTCTCACGCTACGGAATGATATTCATAGAATCACAGGATGGATCTGTGGTAGAAGAATGGAGTTCAAGTATAATGGCTGCCAGGAGAGGCGGAGCAAAGGTAATTGGTTACAACCTTTCCTCAAATGTCACCCTGGAAAATGTTGATCTGTATTCAGAAGACTACACAGATATTGAAAGATACTGGATACAGGGCGGCGAGGGTAATATGAAGAGCATGCTCTTGTTTATGGGACAGACTTTCTCTGAACTATGTGAGGAAGACCTAATTCCTGAACCAGTGCTCTTAAAGGAAAAAGTAAATCTGACTTTCATCACAGGTGCCGATTCAGATGCGTATTATCTTAGCAAGGTTTTTAAAGAGAGGGCTGTGGTCTCTGATAATTTCAACGTTAATGTCATGACTCCTGGTGAGGCGATTGCAAACTTCACAGACACTTCCGGTCAGGATCTAATACTGGTATATATGGTCGGTGGAGGAGACATCACCACGTTGTCAAGCCTGCTCTCAGATGCAAAAGACAATGGTGTAGAAGTAAGTCTCGGGAACACTATTGATGTATATGGCTTAAACACCATAGATACACTAAATCCTCCTCACAATGTAATTGGTAAGTATCTCGAAGCAGATGGTCAGACTAATATGGAGAATCTGATCCGCTACATCGGAGCAGAGATCTTTGATGTATATATCGGCTATTCACCTGTAGGTGAACCACCTATTCCTGATGACGGAATATACCATCCGGATGCATGGCCAAAGATATTCGATGACAGTACAGAGTATCTGAACTGGTATTCAAGCAGGGCTGATGGTGGTCACGTCTACGATCCTGATGCACCTACGATTGGTATAATTGCTTATGAAATTCAAAAAGACCCTGTATTCTTTACAACCGATAATGCAATAATAAGGTATATTGAATCCAGAGGCTGCAACGTGATCTACAGTACCAATATGGTATGTATTGAAGATGTTGATTATTTCACTCAGGATGATGAAGTTCTCGTAGATGTAATACTCACCTTACAGTCTTTCCGCTTGAATCTGAATGATCCAGACACAGGTGTGGAATATCTGCAGAAGTATAATGTACCTGTATTGAAGGGAGTACAGGATGCCTACACAAAGCCAGAGGAATTCTATAACAGTACCCTTGGAGTAAGTATAGGTGCCCGTGCTGCTATGGTCACACAACCAGAACTTGACGGGTGCCTTGATTTTGCATGGATAAGTGGAGCCATACCACATCCTGAAGATTCAACGCTTAATTATTACCAGCCTATTCAGGGACAGGTGGAATACTTCTGTGACCGTGCAATAGGATGGGCAGAACTTGGAAATACCGCAAACAAGGATAAGAAGATAAGTATCCTGTATTGGAACCATGACGGTGGTAAAGACAATATTGGTGCAAGTTACCTTGACATCTCTTCAAGTTTCACATTGCTGCTAGAACAGATGGAAGCAGAAGGTTACGACCTCGGAAATGGTACTATACCAGACGGTGACGAGTTCATTGACCTGTTCATTACCAGCAGGAATGTTGGTGCATGGGCACCGGGAGAACTTGAAGAAGTTGTAGAATCCGGTTTTGCAACCCTGATGCCTGTTGAGGATTATTTGCCATGGTACAACACATTACCTGAATCTGTCAGAGAAGAAGTTGAAAGCTTCTGGGGTGAAGCTCCAGGAGATATCATGGTGTACGAGAACGAAAGTGGAAAGTACTTCGTGATACCAACGGTGCAGGTTGGAAATGTGAATTTCATACCACAGCCAACAAAGGCCAAGCTATCTGATGAATCACTCATATACCACAACGAATCCATACCGCTGACCCACCAGTATCTGGCAGCATACCACTGGATAAATGAGGAATATGATGCAGATGCCATAATTCACTTCGGTACGCATGGTACACTTGAATGGTCACCAGGAAAAGAGATCGGACTCTGGGAATATGACTATCCTTCAATATGTGCAGCTGACACACCTATCATCTATCCATACATCATGGACAACGTGGGTGAAGGAAGCCAGGCCAAGCATCGTGGTTATGCAGTAATGATAGACCATCTGACACCTCCGATAGTGGCAGCAGGTATCTATGGTGATCTGGTAGCTTTGCATGACAAGATACACCAGTACACCACAGAGGATGATACTGATATGCGTGCTTTGTATCGCAACAGTACGATACAGCTCTATGATAACCTCAGTCTTGCAACTGATCTTGGTGTTTCAACTGCTGAAATGAACAATATGACAGATGGTGAGTTTGAAAACTTTGTCAGCAATAATGTCCATGAATATCTCCATACATTGCAGGATACGCTGATGCCATATGGTGTCCATACTTTTGGAGTTGCACCTGAAGGCGATAAACTCATCTGTATGATCACATCAATGCTGGGCGATGATTTCACAGACCATGTCTATGCTGTTCTACAGGATACCGGTAATGAGGAAGATATGGAAACATTAGCAGAAGCTAATGCAAACTTGCTTTTGAATGCTACCCTGCTTAATGGTACGGGCGTTATAGCTGCTCAGGATGAGATCCTTGGTCTAAATGATTCAAGCATAACGGCTGATCTGGAACTGGCAATAGAGTATGCAGATAAGATCGCCATGACAACCCGTGAAATTGATCAGACGATCAGGGCTCTGGATGGAGAATATATTGAACCTGGACCTGGAAATGATCCTGTACGCAACCCTGAAGCATTACCTACCGGCAGGAACTTCTATGGTTTTGACCAGAGAAGATTCCCTGATGCAGAAACCTATATAATGGGCAGTCTTCTTGCAGACCAGCTGGCAGATAATTACAAGGCTTCACACGGTTATTATCCAAGCAAGATCTCATACGTGCTCTGGGCTATGGAAACACTGCGTCATGAAGGACTCATGGAAGCTCAGATATATTCACTCCTTGGAGTAGAACCAACAAGAGATGCCCTTGGAAGTATTACCGGTTTTAATGTCACACCACTTAGTGAGATGAACCATCCGAGAATTGATGTGCTTGTTCACTCTTCAGGACTGTACAGGGATACATTTGCCTTCCAGCTAAAATCGATGGATCAGGCTGTCCGCATGGTTGCAGAACTTAATGAAAGTTGTGAGGACAACTATGTCAGATGTAACTCCCTTGCCATGGAAGCTAAACTCCTGGAAATGGGTTACAATGAAAGCCAGGCAGAGTACCTGTCAAGATGCAGGATATTCAGTGAAGCTCCCGGCAATTATGACAACGGAATGGAAGATGCAATTGCAGCCAGCGATACATGGGATAATGAATCCAAGCTTGCAGACCTGTTCATATCAACTTCATCTTATGCATATGGTGAGGGTATGTGGGGAGATGGTTATGAGGATCTGTTCACAATGAATCTTATGGACGTTGATGCCGCTATCCACAGTGATTCATCGAATTTGTTCGGACTTCTTGATGGTGACGGATACGCCAGTTACCTGGGAAGTATCGGGCTTACAATAAGGGTGCTCACAGGAGAGACACCAGAACTGTATATTTCCAATCAGGAAAATGTGGATGGTCTTGAAATCATGAGTCTCACAGAGGCTTTGAGAACAGAATTGCGTGCCCGCGACTTTAATCCTGCATGGATCACCGGAATGATGGAAGGCGATTATGCAGGCGCCCGCCAGATGGTAAAAATGGTTGAGTATCTCTGGATGTGGGAAGCAACGAACCCGGACCTTATCACAGATTCTGACTGGAACGAGATATACGAGGTTTACTTCAATGACAAGTATGACCTTGGAATCGATGAGTTCCTTGAGACCGAGAATCCATACTCTGGCCAGTCTATAATGGCCAGGATGATCGAGACTGCAAGAAAGACGGATGAGAATGGAGATCCGTATTGGGATGCTTCTGATGCTGTCCTGAATGACCTTGTTAAGAGGTATGTGGAATCTGTTGTTGAAAGTGGTGTTACCTGTTGTCACCACACCTGTGGTAATGCAAAGCTGGCTGATTTCATAGATGGTAATATGCAGGCAGCAGGAGTCACTCCGGAAATACAGCAAAGATACAATGAATTGATGTTTGAAGCTACCCTGAGGGACGAGTTTGCGGTACATCAGCAGACTGATGATAGCTTTGTGCAACAGGCACATGACGATTCTCTAAACTCAGTCCAGAGAGCCATGGCATCAGGTTCAGGTTCATCCAACCAGACAATGATGGCAGATTCCGGAGGAGCAGGAACGGATTATGATGCTCCTGTGCAGGACTCAGGAAAATCAACTCCGGATAACTATGTCCAGGGTTATGAAATGACTCATGAGAGTGTTGTTAACGACAACAGTGTGAATAGCCCGACATTCTCAAGCTCTGATATCCTTGCATCAGTATTCGTTGTTGGAGCTCTTGGAGCTATATATGTAGGATTCTGGAAGAGAAGGAAATTCTAA
- a CDS encoding cobaltochelatase subunit CobN → MIEKNIRKYIKISTVFLIFILMLTAVSADANSNDEQELDMTDDTMGEYLQSSSVNEDLISIGDPVLNDSRPKICYVLSRPYEISFMDQVAANPEISSQMNISTYLGTTYADLSFDISDSDLILMSNLDSYVIEAIAPTVEDAKTNGAYVISLGDTLQQWELHNVNTSAPEYSDIPLYMKYASETNMYRLNTFIGATFFSMNYTIEDPVSRPIYGIYHPVAPQIYDDLTEYLEWYEESGTYDSANPTVGIVIDSFTYVERDMPLLDSLVEEIESNSCNVIVATYSYKDSKSLSYLMLDNKSVPDVAIVISRGSRLHYSNNEQGIADLQTLNITVMNGARLFSGVSVEEWEESIKGVPPAQQYQVAYAEMDGIIEPIVISGKAIDEATGIEYNQPIDYQVDWLVDRAIAWAELHEKDNSEKKVVIPYYNPEGGKADVGADIDYYLDAQASLANLLEAMKERGYDVGTEPLPNASEIADMMVERGHNIGTWAPGELNSMVENGTVILIPESQYMGWFDELTQEKQDEMTDMWGEAPGNIMVYENETGKYLVIAVLEFGNILLAPDPQHGWSSSEQAMYNNDSYPPTHQCYAFYKYMAREYDADALFTIFSSVELMPGKECGLSAKDWGALLLEDMPHIHVLPMDAEGVFDRRRANMLVIDFMTPTIVPSGLYGDLANLQEEITLFKQASDTAVQDSYRESILNQTRSLNLDNDLSVDLDSIEGNATLTDEFIDELSDYLYDIKTAYMPYGSHILGEVPQGDELVILIEGMLGDEYVEHVEALGGNEDLALSLLSETILNGTSPYDAQILVLGQNSTDLDADLELALDYLGRIQDSECEITKILDALDGTYITPGPSGDPIRNPDALPTGRNLCTFDDRLIPTKAAWDVGSELAEEMLDLKLEEDGEYPEKIAFLLWSVETTRNQGVMESEILKLLGVEPQYDSKNRISGLRLMDSTELGRPRIDVMVVTSGLYRDVYPSKIELIDEAIKLAASADNDTYPNYVRLNSNETYQALIEEGYNESLAYNLSLAKIFCPPLGGYTPGIQEAISSDTWEDSDEIAALYIDRMGYVYGEGIWGEHYSDVLELNLADVDTAIFSRTSNLYGVLDHEMVAAYFGGLSMAVEYVSGSAPDMYINDLSSSAEIETLSEFLNKDLRSRYLNPTWIEGMMGNGFDGTRYMNSVYEVMRAWDVTDSSLITDEMWNELYKTYFEDQYDLGVDEYLQSTNPYAYQSMAATALDSIRTGYWDASNEVVRNLVKEYVESVVEDGVTCCHHTCGNPLLNEFIQGKMDAAGLSQEIQDAYRQLMYDATLRDDVLAQQELDTSSVTRDDSLNSVQRAMASGSQSSNQTTVSDSGAGMDMESSASDTVKSTPDNYVEGYEMTPESVPDVESGSGFSVTGSEIMASLLVLAGVGAIYLGFWKRK, encoded by the coding sequence ATGATAGAAAAGAACATTAGAAAATACATAAAGATCAGCACGGTCTTTTTAATATTTATATTGATGCTGACAGCAGTCTCAGCAGATGCTAACAGCAACGATGAACAAGAATTAGACATGACGGATGACACAATGGGTGAATATCTTCAGAGTTCATCTGTAAATGAAGACTTAATTAGTATTGGTGATCCTGTGCTTAATGACTCCAGGCCAAAGATATGCTATGTCCTATCAAGGCCTTACGAGATAAGTTTCATGGATCAAGTGGCAGCAAATCCGGAAATTAGCTCTCAGATGAATATTAGCACATATCTTGGAACTACATATGCGGATCTGAGCTTTGATATTAGTGATAGTGACCTGATCCTGATGTCAAATCTTGATTCCTATGTGATCGAGGCTATTGCTCCTACAGTGGAAGATGCAAAAACAAACGGTGCATATGTTATTTCACTAGGAGATACACTCCAGCAATGGGAACTACACAATGTTAACACATCCGCTCCTGAGTATTCTGACATTCCACTTTACATGAAATATGCATCGGAAACAAACATGTATCGTCTGAATACTTTCATAGGGGCAACGTTCTTCAGCATGAATTATACTATCGAGGATCCGGTTTCAAGACCTATATATGGTATCTACCATCCGGTCGCACCTCAAATATATGATGATCTGACCGAGTATCTGGAGTGGTACGAGGAAAGTGGCACCTATGACTCTGCCAATCCTACAGTTGGTATAGTTATCGATAGTTTCACCTATGTGGAAAGGGACATGCCACTTCTTGATTCCCTTGTAGAGGAGATAGAGAGCAATTCCTGCAACGTGATAGTAGCAACATATTCGTATAAGGACAGTAAGTCACTGAGCTACCTGATGCTGGACAACAAATCCGTACCTGATGTGGCAATTGTCATTTCACGAGGCTCACGCCTGCACTACAGCAATAATGAACAGGGAATCGCTGATCTTCAAACCCTCAACATCACAGTCATGAACGGTGCACGTCTTTTCTCAGGAGTAAGCGTTGAAGAATGGGAAGAAAGCATCAAAGGTGTACCACCTGCCCAGCAATATCAGGTTGCATATGCGGAAATGGATGGTATCATTGAACCAATTGTCATCAGCGGAAAAGCAATAGATGAAGCTACAGGTATTGAGTACAACCAGCCAATTGATTATCAGGTAGACTGGCTTGTTGACAGGGCAATAGCCTGGGCAGAGCTGCATGAGAAAGACAATTCCGAGAAGAAAGTTGTAATTCCATACTACAACCCTGAAGGTGGAAAAGCAGATGTTGGTGCTGATATAGATTACTATCTCGATGCACAGGCAAGTCTTGCAAACCTGCTTGAAGCCATGAAAGAGCGTGGTTATGACGTTGGAACCGAGCCACTGCCAAATGCAAGTGAAATTGCAGACATGATGGTTGAAAGAGGACACAATATTGGTACCTGGGCTCCCGGTGAACTAAACAGCATGGTTGAGAATGGAACCGTGATTCTCATTCCCGAATCTCAGTACATGGGATGGTTCGATGAGCTTACTCAGGAAAAGCAGGATGAAATGACCGATATGTGGGGCGAAGCACCAGGTAACATCATGGTCTATGAAAACGAGACCGGCAAATATCTTGTCATTGCTGTTCTGGAATTTGGAAACATCCTTCTTGCACCTGATCCACAACACGGCTGGTCTTCCAGTGAACAGGCGATGTATAACAACGATTCATATCCGCCAACACACCAGTGTTATGCATTCTACAAGTACATGGCAAGAGAATACGATGCAGATGCGTTGTTTACAATATTCTCAAGTGTGGAACTGATGCCAGGAAAAGAATGCGGATTATCCGCAAAGGACTGGGGAGCATTGTTACTTGAAGATATGCCTCATATCCATGTACTCCCAATGGACGCAGAAGGTGTCTTTGACAGAAGAAGGGCCAACATGCTGGTAATTGATTTCATGACACCAACGATAGTGCCTTCCGGTCTCTATGGTGATCTAGCCAACCTCCAGGAAGAGATAACACTTTTCAAGCAGGCTTCAGATACTGCAGTCCAGGATAGTTACAGAGAAAGTATCCTGAACCAGACAAGGTCTTTGAATCTGGATAACGACCTTAGTGTTGACCTTGATTCAATAGAAGGCAATGCTACACTTACAGACGAATTCATCGATGAATTGTCTGATTATCTGTATGATATCAAGACCGCTTACATGCCATACGGTTCACATATTCTGGGTGAAGTCCCGCAAGGGGATGAACTTGTAATTCTAATAGAGGGCATGCTCGGTGATGAGTATGTTGAACATGTGGAAGCACTTGGCGGAAATGAAGACCTTGCACTATCACTTCTAAGTGAAACAATACTGAACGGAACTTCTCCTTACGATGCGCAGATTCTGGTACTAGGTCAGAATTCCACAGATCTTGATGCAGACCTGGAACTTGCATTAGATTATCTGGGAAGGATACAGGATTCAGAATGCGAGATAACAAAGATACTGGATGCCCTTGATGGAACATATATCACACCGGGACCATCAGGTGATCCTATAAGAAATCCTGACGCTTTGCCAACCGGCAGAAATCTCTGTACATTCGATGACCGTCTTATTCCAACAAAAGCAGCATGGGATGTAGGTTCAGAACTTGCGGAAGAGATGCTTGACCTTAAACTTGAGGAAGACGGTGAATATCCGGAAAAGATTGCTTTCCTGCTGTGGTCTGTGGAAACAACAAGAAATCAGGGAGTTATGGAATCTGAGATTCTCAAACTGCTTGGTGTTGAACCACAATATGATAGCAAAAACAGGATATCAGGTCTCAGGCTCATGGATTCCACAGAACTTGGCAGACCCAGGATAGATGTCATGGTTGTTACATCAGGTCTTTACCGTGATGTATATCCAAGCAAAATAGAGCTCATCGATGAAGCTATAAAACTGGCAGCATCAGCAGACAATGATACATATCCTAACTATGTGAGATTGAATTCCAATGAAACGTATCAGGCTCTTATTGAAGAAGGATACAATGAATCTCTGGCGTACAATCTTTCTCTTGCAAAAATATTCTGTCCGCCACTTGGTGGTTACACACCTGGAATTCAGGAAGCTATCAGCAGTGATACCTGGGAAGATTCTGACGAGATAGCTGCTCTCTATATTGACAGGATGGGATATGTCTACGGTGAAGGAATCTGGGGAGAGCACTATTCAGATGTTCTGGAACTGAACCTCGCAGATGTGGATACCGCTATTTTCAGCAGGACATCAAATCTCTACGGTGTGCTTGATCACGAAATGGTTGCTGCCTATTTCGGTGGACTTAGCATGGCTGTGGAATATGTAAGTGGTTCTGCACCGGATATGTATATCAATGATCTCAGCAGCTCTGCTGAGATCGAGACTCTCAGTGAGTTCCTGAATAAAGACCTGCGTTCCAGATATCTTAATCCAACCTGGATAGAGGGAATGATGGGTAACGGATTTGATGGAACCCGCTATATGAACTCTGTTTATGAGGTCATGAGAGCATGGGACGTGACAGATTCTTCTCTTATTACTGATGAGATGTGGAACGAGTTGTATAAAACCTACTTTGAGGACCAGTATGATCTGGGTGTAGACGAGTATCTTCAGTCCACAAATCCTTATGCATATCAATCCATGGCTGCTACAGCATTGGATTCAATAAGGACTGGCTATTGGGATGCTTCAAATGAAGTGGTCAGGAATCTGGTAAAAGAGTATGTAGAATCCGTTGTTGAAGATGGTGTAACCTGCTGCCATCATACCTGTGGCAATCCGCTTCTTAATGAATTCATACAGGGAAAGATGGATGCAGCAGGACTCAGTCAGGAAATACAGGATGCATACAGGCAACTGATGTATGATGCTACCCTCAGGGACGATGTTCTGGCACAGCAAGAGCTTGACACAAGTTCAGTGACAAGGGATGACTCTCTTAACTCAGTCCAGAGAGCCATGGCTTCTGGGTCGCAATCATCTAATCAGACCACTGTATCAGATTCAGGTGCAGGTATGGATATGGAATCTTCCGCATCTGATACTGTAAAATCCACACCTGATAACTATGTTGAAGGTTATGAGATGACACCGGAAAGTGTACCGGATGTTGAAAGTGGAAGCGGATTTTCAGTAACTGGTTCTGAAATTATGGCTTCTTTGCTGGTTCTTGCTGGTGTCGGGGCAATCTATCTGGGATTCTGGAAACGAAAATAG